In Haloarcula rubripromontorii, the sequence TGGAGGCCAACTGTGGCTGGTAGTTCGGGGCTACTGATTCCGCTCGTCGCCGGCATCATCGGACTTGGCGTCCTTGCACAGGTCCTCGCCGCACGCCTGCGCGTCCCCAGTATCATCTTCTACCTGCTGGTGGGTGTCATCATCGGCCAGCCCGGACTGGACATCATCGGTGACGGCACCTTCGGCGGGGCGCTGTCGGCAATCGTCGGCTTAGCAGTCGCAATCATCGTTTTCGAGGGGGCCTACCACCTCCGATTCGACCGTCTGCGCGAGGCCCCGGCTGCGACGTTCAGACTCGTTACCGTCGGTGCGGCTATCGCACTCGTCGGCACCGCTATCGCTGTCAAGTTCGCGTTCAGTTCCGCGGCCGTCTCCTGGAACCTCGCGTTCCTTATCGGTGCGTTGCTGGTCGCGACCGGGCCGACGGTTATTACGCCAATTCTCGATGTCGTCCCGGTTCGAGACCGTGTCGCCGCCGCGCTGGAGACGGAAGGGATCGTCAACGACGTGACCGCGGCCATCATCGCCGTCGTCATCTTCGAGACGGTCAATCCGGCTGTCGCCAGTGAGAACCTCCTCCGGGGATTTGCCCTCCGACTGGGGACGGGGCTACTCGTTGGCCTCATCGTCGCTGGCGTGGTGTACTACCTCCTCCAGTACGTCGACCTCTCGCCCGGTGACGCACCGCGGAATTCCCGACTGCTCGTCCTCGCCGGGGCGCTCATCGCTTACGCGGGCGCGAACACAATCGCGACCGAGGCCGGCGTCGCCGCCGCCGCCACGGCGGGGATGGCGCTTGGGAACGTCGACCACCCGTACGAGGAAGATATCGAGGAGTTCAAGGGCGATATCACGCTGTTGGTGCTGTCGTTCGTGTTCATCGCCCTGGCGGCGCAACTGGAACTGGCCTCGCTCATCGATGTCGGGCTAGCGGGCATCATCGTCGTCCTCGCGGTCGCTCTGCTCATCCGCCCGCTGCTGGTGTTTGTCTCGACCGTTGGTGACCGGTTTACGACCAACGAGAAACTGTTCGTCAGCTTCGTGGGGCCACGCGGTATTATTCCGGCGTCCGTCGCGACGCTGTTTGCCGTTGAACTGAACGCCGCGGCCGAAGAGGTCACCGGGGCACAGGCCGAACTGCTGGGGACGCAGGCGGATATCCTGCTGGGTACCGTCTTTCTCGTTATTTTTGCGACCGCCCTGTTTGAGGGCGGACTGGCGCGATACATTGCGGAAAAACTGGATGTGATACCAATGCGAGTCATCATCGTCGGCGGCGGACAGGTGGGCCGAGCGCTCGCCGCACGCCTCGAAGACCGGGGCGAGAACGTCGTCATCATCGAGCAGGACGAAGAGACTGTCGAACGAGCCCGCAACGAGGGATACGCCGTCGAGATCGGCGACGGCACCGACACCGACGTGTTGCGGTCGGCCGGGGCCGAGAACGCCAAGACCGTCGTCGCGGCGACCGGTGACGACGACGC encodes:
- a CDS encoding cation:proton antiporter domain-containing protein, which produces MAGSSGLLIPLVAGIIGLGVLAQVLAARLRVPSIIFYLLVGVIIGQPGLDIIGDGTFGGALSAIVGLAVAIIVFEGAYHLRFDRLREAPAATFRLVTVGAAIALVGTAIAVKFAFSSAAVSWNLAFLIGALLVATGPTVITPILDVVPVRDRVAAALETEGIVNDVTAAIIAVVIFETVNPAVASENLLRGFALRLGTGLLVGLIVAGVVYYLLQYVDLSPGDAPRNSRLLVLAGALIAYAGANTIATEAGVAAAATAGMALGNVDHPYEEDIEEFKGDITLLVLSFVFIALAAQLELASLIDVGLAGIIVVLAVALLIRPLLVFVSTVGDRFTTNEKLFVSFVGPRGIIPASVATLFAVELNAAAEEVTGAQAELLGTQADILLGTVFLVIFATALFEGGLARYIAEKLDVIPMRVIIVGGGQVGRALAARLEDRGENVVIIEQDEETVERARNEGYAVEIGDGTDTDVLRSAGAENAKTVVAATGDDDANLLVSQLASSKFSVDRVIARANNPDNVEAFEDLGVRTISSAMATAWAIDNQIERPAIAHWMTDVGRSGDVQEVEVKNRELIGKPIREIGPMLPDACLVALVSGELHENAEVPTADYVLEEGDMVTLLGRRESVRDGMKMVSGD